A single window of Candidatus Flexicrinis affinis DNA harbors:
- a CDS encoding SRPBCC family protein: MNLIDHRILIPTSPERVWHFVGDLKRNAEWQANCRSTTMLTSNTKIQPGARLRITPDRGRDVVLEITAWYDRFGYEYKIVEGGSYRDNKGTVRLQEVPEGTIVQWTFSYRAGLFGGSAGRSQEAIIIDSLRGLYRLITKSKEVETFQAKSLMRDDPGVEARATYRPRHPYGDTAEGSAALVKGQARQPTKPQPAATFDEPAFKPDDTKPRPLVTPATPAEPAPAQPAASVPEVNVPAEPDFLVVESTTPEVVVGPPAAPIVPPIAETPPTPAADVPAAVAAPSIGEPVPQATEPVEAKAPDIAEQPAAESTEPVEAKTSQTEGEPPVEAAVAAAPAVNPLEDTSPPRVSDTAPVVAQYATPSEAPVASPPSTTKRDKVHDTSRISVFEVFGLPKPSETQELEAYSKEQFDRPEPISFSRPDAPKPVAVVPMPVRVDSAVAVEEAVAAPARKRDGHRLYARMHAVKVRRAY, encoded by the coding sequence ATGAACCTCATAGACCATCGAATCTTGATTCCGACGTCACCCGAACGGGTATGGCACTTCGTGGGCGATCTCAAGCGCAACGCCGAGTGGCAGGCCAACTGTCGCTCGACGACCATGCTTACGTCCAACACGAAGATCCAGCCCGGGGCTCGCCTGCGCATCACACCTGATCGCGGGCGCGATGTCGTTCTCGAAATCACCGCGTGGTACGACCGCTTCGGCTACGAATACAAGATCGTCGAGGGCGGTTCGTATCGGGACAACAAAGGAACCGTCCGGCTCCAAGAAGTGCCTGAAGGCACGATCGTGCAGTGGACGTTCAGCTATCGCGCCGGACTTTTTGGCGGTAGCGCGGGGCGCAGTCAAGAGGCGATCATCATCGACAGCCTGCGCGGGCTGTATCGGCTAATCACGAAGTCGAAGGAAGTCGAGACGTTTCAAGCCAAGTCGCTCATGCGAGACGACCCGGGCGTCGAAGCGCGCGCCACGTACCGCCCGCGCCACCCGTATGGCGACACAGCGGAGGGCAGCGCCGCGTTAGTTAAGGGGCAGGCGCGCCAGCCTACCAAACCCCAGCCAGCGGCTACGTTCGATGAGCCTGCATTCAAGCCCGACGATACCAAGCCGCGCCCACTCGTCACCCCTGCCACGCCGGCTGAACCTGCTCCCGCCCAGCCCGCAGCGTCGGTGCCTGAAGTCAACGTACCGGCTGAACCAGATTTCCTCGTCGTTGAGTCGACCACGCCAGAAGTCGTAGTCGGACCACCTGCTGCCCCAATCGTTCCGCCAATCGCTGAGACACCGCCAACACCTGCCGCCGATGTCCCTGCTGCCGTGGCTGCCCCCTCAATAGGCGAACCCGTACCGCAGGCGACCGAGCCTGTGGAGGCCAAGGCGCCAGATATTGCCGAACAACCCGCCGCAGAATCGACCGAGCCGGTCGAAGCCAAAACATCGCAGACGGAGGGCGAGCCCCCAGTTGAGGCCGCTGTCGCTGCTGCACCAGCGGTCAACCCTCTGGAAGACACGTCACCGCCGCGCGTCTCCGACACAGCACCGGTTGTCGCTCAGTACGCAACCCCATCCGAGGCACCGGTCGCCTCACCGCCGTCCACGACCAAGCGCGACAAGGTCCACGATACGTCGCGGATCAGCGTATTCGAGGTGTTTGGACTTCCCAAGCCGAGCGAAACGCAGGAGCTTGAGGCCTACTCGAAAGAGCAGTTCGACCGCCCCGAGCCAATTAGCTTCTCTCGACCGGATGCGCCTAAGCCAGTCGCGGTTGTTCCAATGCCGGTACGCGTCGATTCAGCGGTCGCGGTTGAAGAAGCGGTCGCCGCTCCGGCGCGCAAGCGCGATGGACATCGGCTGTATGCGCGGATGCATGCGGTGAAAGTCCGGCGCGCGTATTAA
- a CDS encoding PQQ-dependent sugar dehydrogenase, which yields MKRMIVVLLVAVLGMGLAAQAQDEEPLTLLMTPPDLDSFKLTLVANGFQRPLLVTHAGDGSGRVFIVEQTGRVWVLKDGEIGSSPFLDLSDRVTQAVTRGYSELGLLGLAFHPEFVDNGLMYVSYNDRNNTSIVSRIQLAENNPDVGDRSTEQVLMTLRQPYPNHNGGHIAFGPDGYLYISFGDGGSAGDPLDTGQNPADWYGSILRIDVDSGDPYAIPEDNPHVANPSFAHEVWSYGLRNVWKFSFDRATGDMYLADVGQNVWEEVNFQPADSTGGENYGWSDYEASAPYAVGTVPPGMVYPFAEYRHSAGHCSVSGGYVYRGTQLPQLQGVYFFGDFCTGQIWASWRDSAGTWQTAEAMDAGFQISAFGEDEAGELYVVNYNGEVYRVDPLQ from the coding sequence GTGAAACGAATGATCGTGGTTCTGCTTGTGGCCGTTCTCGGGATGGGGCTTGCTGCGCAGGCACAGGATGAGGAACCGCTAACGCTGCTGATGACCCCGCCGGATCTCGACTCGTTCAAATTGACGCTGGTCGCGAATGGCTTTCAACGTCCGCTGTTGGTGACCCATGCCGGCGACGGGTCGGGCCGGGTGTTCATCGTCGAGCAGACCGGGCGAGTGTGGGTATTGAAGGACGGCGAGATCGGGAGTTCGCCGTTTCTCGACCTCAGCGATCGTGTCACCCAAGCCGTTACGCGCGGATACTCGGAACTCGGGCTTCTCGGGTTGGCATTCCATCCCGAGTTTGTCGACAATGGCCTGATGTACGTGAGCTACAACGATCGCAACAACACGTCGATCGTGTCTCGCATTCAACTTGCCGAGAACAACCCTGACGTTGGCGATCGCTCGACCGAGCAAGTCCTAATGACCCTGCGTCAACCGTACCCGAACCACAACGGCGGTCACATCGCATTTGGCCCGGACGGCTACCTGTATATCTCATTCGGTGACGGCGGATCGGCCGGCGATCCGCTCGATACCGGTCAGAACCCTGCCGACTGGTACGGCAGCATCCTGCGGATCGATGTGGACTCGGGCGACCCATACGCCATACCCGAGGACAATCCGCACGTAGCGAACCCGTCGTTTGCGCACGAGGTCTGGTCGTACGGTCTGCGCAATGTGTGGAAGTTCAGCTTCGATCGCGCGACCGGCGATATGTATTTGGCGGACGTCGGTCAGAACGTGTGGGAGGAGGTCAACTTCCAGCCTGCGGACTCGACCGGTGGCGAGAACTACGGCTGGTCCGATTACGAGGCCAGTGCGCCGTACGCCGTCGGCACGGTGCCGCCGGGGATGGTGTATCCGTTCGCTGAATATCGTCACTCGGCCGGGCACTGTTCAGTATCCGGCGGATACGTGTATCGCGGCACTCAGCTCCCGCAGCTTCAAGGCGTTTACTTCTTCGGCGATTTCTGCACCGGACAAATCTGGGCAAGCTGGCGCGACTCTGCTGGCACATGGCAGACGGCCGAGGCGATGGACGCCGGATTCCAGATCAGTGCGTTTGGCGAGGATGAAGCCGGCGAGCTGTACGTCGTCAACTACAACGGCGAAGTGTATCGTGTCGATCCCCTACAATAG